One window of Cryobacterium arcticum genomic DNA carries:
- a CDS encoding cysteine hydrolase family protein gives MTAAETLDIVGNTVLIVVDIQGGEIPREDSRTEIPYMGGRTERAPRVREVIRHCREKGIPVVFIQEVHKPSLVDIGRELDGSEGPHCLEGWEETELAPGIDPRPEEFLIKKRRYSAFFGTELEIVLKGYKAETLLLVGGLTDVCVHYTAVDAHQHDYRFRVLTDCVGGSTQQAHDNALQAMHYLQRDALVTAAQTNEWLATLPTPKPVSPVHELVRNA, from the coding sequence ATGACTGCCGCCGAGACGCTAGACATCGTCGGAAACACCGTTCTCATCGTCGTCGACATCCAGGGCGGCGAGATTCCCCGCGAGGACTCCCGCACCGAGATCCCCTACATGGGCGGCCGCACCGAGCGTGCCCCGCGGGTGCGCGAAGTGATCCGGCACTGCCGCGAGAAGGGCATCCCGGTGGTGTTCATCCAGGAGGTGCACAAGCCGTCGCTCGTGGACATCGGCCGCGAGCTCGACGGCTCCGAGGGCCCGCACTGCCTCGAGGGCTGGGAAGAGACCGAGCTGGCCCCGGGCATCGACCCGCGCCCCGAGGAATTCCTGATCAAGAAGCGCCGCTACTCCGCGTTCTTCGGCACCGAGCTGGAGATCGTGCTCAAGGGCTACAAGGCCGAGACCCTGCTGCTCGTCGGCGGACTCACCGACGTCTGCGTGCACTACACCGCGGTGGATGCGCACCAGCACGACTACCGCTTCCGGGTGCTCACCGACTGCGTCGGCGGCTCCACCCAGCAGGCGCACGACAACGCCCTGCAGGCCATGCACTACCTGCAGCGCGACGCTCTCGTCACCGCCGCGCAGACCAACGAGTGGCTGGCCACCCTGCCCACCCCGAAGCCGGTGAGCCCGGTGCACGAGCTGGTGCGCAA
- a CDS encoding ABC transporter permease produces the protein MLMFILKRIVAMAGVLLALTVALFTLQELSGVDPAKAYVGANASAEALERARERLGLDQSAVVRYFDYLGGLLHGDLQNSLRTRTPVAEGLATAFPATLELALWTLGFALILGAFFALLTVVRWKGAAVVRFVLLSGAAAPTFLLAMVGLLVFYGSLGLIPAGGRSSFSGGSSSPTGLLVLDALLAGRMDVAGDAVWHLLLPATCAAISPAVAIGRVLVDGLKVNLGSDHARTARSAGMKESAVLVRHALRNSLGATLSMIGIQTGLLLGGLVVVEKITAWPGLGSYLEKSVNVSDFPGIAGVALLLGITYVLLNTIVDVLQVVADRRISLT, from the coding sequence ATGCTGATGTTCATCCTCAAGCGCATCGTCGCCATGGCCGGCGTGCTGCTGGCGCTCACCGTGGCCCTGTTCACCCTGCAGGAGCTCAGCGGTGTCGACCCGGCCAAGGCCTATGTGGGCGCCAACGCCTCGGCCGAGGCCCTCGAACGGGCCCGCGAACGCCTGGGACTCGACCAGAGCGCCGTGGTGCGCTACTTCGACTACCTCGGCGGCCTGCTGCACGGCGACCTGCAGAACTCGCTGCGCACCCGCACCCCCGTCGCCGAGGGCCTGGCCACCGCGTTCCCGGCCACGCTTGAACTGGCCCTGTGGACCCTCGGCTTCGCCCTGATCCTCGGCGCGTTCTTCGCCCTGCTCACCGTGGTGCGCTGGAAGGGCGCCGCCGTGGTGCGGTTCGTGCTGCTCTCCGGAGCCGCCGCCCCCACCTTCCTGCTCGCCATGGTGGGGCTGCTGGTGTTCTACGGGTCGCTCGGCCTCATCCCTGCCGGCGGCCGCTCCAGCTTCAGCGGCGGCTCGTCCAGCCCCACCGGCCTGCTCGTGCTCGACGCGCTGCTGGCCGGCCGAATGGATGTGGCCGGCGACGCCGTCTGGCACCTGTTGCTGCCCGCCACCTGCGCCGCGATCAGCCCGGCGGTGGCCATCGGCCGAGTGCTCGTGGACGGCCTCAAGGTCAACCTCGGCTCCGACCACGCCCGCACCGCCCGCTCGGCCGGCATGAAGGAGTCCGCCGTGCTCGTGCGGCACGCGCTGCGCAACTCCCTCGGCGCCACCCTCTCGATGATCGGCATCCAGACCGGGCTGCTGCTCGGCGGCCTTGTGGTGGTGGAGAAGATCACCGCCTGGCCGGGCCTGGGCAGCTACCTCGAGAAGTCGGTCAACGTCAGCGACTTCCCCGGCATCGCCGGCGTGGCCCTGCTGCTTGGCATCACCTACGTGCTGCTGAACACCATCGTCGACGTGCTCCAGGTCGTGGCCGACCGGCGCATCTCCCTCACCTGA
- a CDS encoding ABC transporter substrate-binding protein: MSPTPFSRPARSAFSRPRKAALLTGLAAVTALALAGCSSSAATDSFGSSASDSLTVVITQTYTTPPDPDTNYDGPGLNIIESTYEGLVAYQDGSDTAEIVPELATDWTLSDDGLTYTFTLREGVTFHDGTEFNADAVVASFERRTAVDGGPAYMVGDVTAVTPVDDYTVDVTLAAPNSAFVDYLASPFGLKMVSPTVLTEEAGDDFAQTYLTTHDAGTGPYELSDVETGVSYTLTAADDYWGDAPEFGTVNIEISDNASAAQLRLERGEIDAILGNLNKTTFASLASNDKLDASTFPNFTTQMVYVNPASAIFTTVEDRTALFSGLDTKTIIDSSMGELEVPTSQLFPAGMLDAAADDQGVTYDPAALQGIVDSGIAAGKTIRIGYPASSSDAAAVAQEMGATLSSAGLPAEAVSLGSGSVYSLTDDLAAAPDLVIMAAFPDAGHVDAWARIIYTPTGGLDVLGAEVPGLNDDLDAALATEGNDAYAAIAQKIIAAKYWFSIGSLQTTTIARTGLTGLDDARNLLEYNVLHFAALGNE, translated from the coding sequence ATGTCCCCAACCCCGTTCAGCCGCCCCGCGCGGTCCGCCTTCTCCCGCCCCCGGAAGGCCGCTCTGCTCACCGGCCTCGCCGCCGTCACCGCGCTCGCGCTCGCCGGCTGCTCCAGCTCCGCCGCGACCGACAGCTTCGGCTCGAGCGCCTCCGACAGCCTCACCGTCGTGATCACCCAGACCTACACCACCCCGCCCGACCCCGACACGAACTACGACGGCCCGGGCCTGAACATCATCGAGAGCACCTACGAGGGCCTCGTCGCCTACCAGGACGGCTCGGACACCGCCGAGATCGTGCCCGAACTCGCCACCGACTGGACCCTCTCCGACGACGGCCTCACCTACACCTTCACCCTGCGCGAGGGCGTCACCTTCCACGACGGCACCGAGTTCAACGCCGACGCCGTGGTGGCCTCGTTCGAGCGCCGCACCGCCGTCGACGGCGGCCCGGCGTACATGGTCGGCGACGTCACGGCCGTCACTCCCGTCGACGACTACACCGTCGACGTGACCCTCGCGGCGCCGAACTCGGCGTTCGTGGACTACCTCGCCTCGCCGTTCGGCCTCAAGATGGTCAGCCCCACCGTGCTCACCGAGGAGGCCGGCGACGACTTCGCGCAGACCTACCTCACCACGCACGACGCGGGCACCGGCCCCTACGAGCTGTCGGATGTCGAAACCGGCGTCTCCTACACGCTGACCGCCGCCGACGACTACTGGGGCGACGCCCCCGAGTTTGGCACCGTGAACATCGAGATCAGCGACAACGCCTCGGCCGCCCAGCTGCGCCTGGAGCGCGGTGAGATCGACGCGATCCTCGGCAACCTGAACAAGACCACCTTCGCGTCGCTGGCGAGCAACGACAAGCTCGACGCGTCGACGTTCCCCAACTTCACCACCCAGATGGTCTACGTCAACCCGGCCTCCGCGATCTTCACCACAGTGGAAGACCGCACTGCGCTGTTCTCGGGCCTGGACACCAAGACGATCATCGACTCGTCCATGGGCGAGCTCGAGGTGCCCACCAGCCAGCTGTTCCCGGCCGGTATGCTCGACGCCGCAGCGGATGACCAGGGTGTCACCTACGACCCCGCCGCACTGCAGGGCATCGTGGACTCCGGCATCGCCGCGGGCAAGACCATCCGCATCGGCTACCCGGCGTCGAGCTCCGATGCCGCGGCCGTGGCCCAGGAAATGGGCGCAACGCTCAGCTCCGCCGGCCTGCCCGCCGAGGCCGTGTCGCTCGGCAGCGGATCGGTCTACTCCCTGACCGACGACCTGGCCGCAGCCCCCGACCTGGTGATCATGGCCGCGTTCCCCGACGCCGGCCACGTGGACGCCTGGGCGCGCATCATCTACACGCCCACCGGCGGCCTCGACGTGCTGGGCGCCGAGGTGCCCGGCCTGAACGACGACCTCGACGCGGCCCTGGCCACTGAGGGCAATGACGCATATGCCGCCATCGCCCAAAAGATCATCGCGGCCAAGTACTGGTTCTCGATCGGCTCGCTGCAGACCACGACCATCGCCCGCACCGGTCTGACCGGCCTGGACGACGCCCGCAACCTGCTCGAGTACAACGTGCTGCACTTCGCGGCTCTCGGCAACGAGTAG
- a CDS encoding ATP-binding cassette domain-containing protein — protein MTFPTAQSGATQPGAGPDASAPVARVRDLRITLHREGAAIEAVRGVSFDVMPGEILGLVGESGSGKSVLGLSMMGLLPDYAKPKVTGSIQIQGTDIVGTTAEADRLVRKEHIGAVFQDPMTSLDPTMTIGHQLAEVARDKAHVLTLLADVGIPDPATRLGAYPHQLSGGLRQRVMIALALARNPSLIIADEPTTALDVTVQAQILDLLLTLRDEHGCSVIFVTHDLGVAAQISDRIAVMYRGEIVESGTVTSVLGTPQHDYTKGLLASRIDLNTPTDRPIVSAHGAGAADHLPARWPDVSPGGPAVTITDVRRSFVSGPLWKRRSLDAVRGVSLTIAQGESVALVGESGCGKSTLLRMVAGLDTPTSGTVSVAGTTRPQMVFQDAGSSLTPWLSVGELLRERLTATTPGLTRTQVRDRIEEALERVGLPADVARVRGDSLSGGQRQRVAIARAVIVPPAVLLCDEPTSALDVSLAATVLNLLGRLRRELNMSLLFVTHDLAAARVISDRIAVMNRGEIVELGAAAEVCANPIKPYTRSLLAAIPGQHLRVAPQRPPTSTIPTVAGNTLDTFDIDLDLDLDLGEARA, from the coding sequence ATGACCTTCCCCACCGCACAGTCCGGCGCAACACAGCCCGGCGCCGGTCCCGACGCATCCGCCCCGGTCGCCCGGGTCCGGGACCTGCGCATCACCCTGCACCGTGAGGGCGCGGCCATCGAGGCCGTGCGCGGCGTGAGCTTCGACGTGATGCCCGGCGAGATCCTCGGCCTGGTCGGGGAATCCGGCTCCGGCAAGAGCGTGCTGGGCCTGAGCATGATGGGGCTGCTGCCCGACTACGCCAAGCCCAAGGTCACCGGCTCGATCCAGATCCAGGGCACCGACATCGTGGGCACCACCGCCGAAGCCGACCGGCTGGTGCGCAAGGAACACATCGGCGCCGTCTTCCAGGACCCGATGACGTCGCTGGACCCCACCATGACCATCGGGCACCAGCTCGCGGAGGTCGCCCGCGACAAGGCCCATGTGCTCACGCTGCTGGCGGATGTGGGCATCCCCGACCCGGCCACCCGGCTCGGCGCCTACCCGCACCAGCTGAGCGGGGGCCTGCGCCAACGGGTCATGATCGCCCTCGCCCTGGCCCGTAATCCGTCGCTCATCATCGCCGACGAACCCACCACCGCGCTCGACGTGACCGTGCAGGCGCAGATCCTCGACCTGCTGCTCACCCTGCGCGACGAACACGGTTGCAGCGTCATCTTCGTCACCCACGACCTCGGCGTGGCCGCGCAGATCAGCGACCGCATCGCCGTGATGTACCGCGGCGAGATCGTCGAATCCGGCACGGTCACCAGCGTGCTCGGCACCCCGCAACACGACTACACCAAGGGTCTGCTGGCCTCCCGCATCGACCTGAACACCCCCACCGACCGGCCCATTGTGAGCGCCCACGGCGCCGGTGCCGCCGACCACCTGCCCGCCCGCTGGCCGGACGTGTCTCCCGGCGGCCCCGCCGTCACCATCACGGATGTGCGCCGCAGCTTCGTCAGCGGCCCGCTGTGGAAGCGCCGCAGCCTCGACGCCGTCCGCGGTGTCAGCCTCACCATCGCGCAGGGTGAGTCGGTGGCGCTCGTGGGGGAGAGCGGCTGCGGCAAGTCCACCCTGTTGCGCATGGTCGCGGGCCTGGACACCCCCACCTCCGGCACCGTCAGCGTGGCCGGCACGACCCGCCCACAGATGGTTTTCCAGGATGCCGGCTCCTCCCTCACCCCGTGGCTGAGCGTGGGCGAACTGCTCCGCGAACGCCTCACCGCCACCACCCCGGGCCTCACCCGCACCCAGGTGCGCGACCGCATCGAGGAAGCTCTGGAACGCGTGGGCCTGCCCGCCGACGTCGCCCGGGTCCGCGGCGACAGCCTCTCCGGCGGCCAGCGCCAGCGCGTGGCCATCGCCCGCGCCGTGATCGTGCCGCCCGCCGTGCTGCTCTGCGACGAACCCACCAGCGCCCTGGACGTGTCCCTGGCCGCCACAGTGCTCAATCTGCTCGGTCGGCTGCGCCGCGAACTGAACATGTCGCTGCTCTTCGTCACCCACGACCTCGCCGCCGCCCGCGTCATCTCCGACCGCATCGCCGTGATGAACCGCGGCGAGATCGTGGAGCTCGGCGCCGCGGCCGAGGTGTGCGCCAACCCGATCAAGCCGTACACCCGGTCGCTGCTCGCGGCCATCCCCGGCCAGCACCTGCGGGTGGCCCCGCAACGGCCGCCCACCAGCACCATCCCCACGGTTGCGGGCAACACCCTCGACACCTTCGACATCGACCTGGATCTCGACCTCGACCTCGGAGAGGCCCGCGCATGA
- a CDS encoding ABC transporter permease — protein sequence MSVFAPTPTVARPGRGARKFQRVTALRHRSTVVNLIGLTGLVLLVLLALLAPVLAPYSPILRAGAPFQPPLSPGFLLGTDALGYDIFSRLLFGLRASITAAAIVIASGVIIGGLVGVVAGALGGWADGLLMRVTDLFLALPGILIAMVVAAALGASFTSSLIGVAVVWWPMYARLVRGEVRSWAARPHLEAATLAGVGWSRRVARHLLPGVTSTVVIAASLDVGGLVVAMSGLSFIGLSSPAPAPELGAMAAQGMQYLLQFWWVPVVPGLAVMLLALCANLAGDGIRDLLARR from the coding sequence ATGAGCGTTTTCGCCCCCACGCCCACCGTGGCCCGGCCCGGCCGCGGCGCCCGCAAGTTCCAGCGGGTCACCGCGCTGCGGCACCGCTCCACGGTCGTGAACCTCATCGGCCTCACCGGCCTGGTGCTGCTCGTGCTCCTGGCACTGCTCGCCCCGGTGCTCGCGCCCTACAGCCCGATCCTGCGCGCCGGCGCACCGTTCCAGCCGCCGCTGAGCCCCGGCTTCCTGCTCGGCACGGATGCCCTGGGCTACGACATCTTCTCCCGCCTGCTCTTCGGCCTGCGCGCCAGCATCACCGCCGCGGCCATCGTGATCGCCTCCGGCGTGATCATCGGCGGGCTCGTCGGTGTCGTCGCCGGCGCCCTCGGCGGCTGGGCGGACGGCCTGCTCATGCGGGTCACCGACCTGTTCCTCGCCCTGCCGGGCATCCTCATCGCCATGGTCGTGGCCGCCGCCCTCGGCGCCAGCTTCACCAGCTCGCTGATCGGCGTGGCCGTCGTGTGGTGGCCGATGTACGCCCGGCTGGTGCGCGGCGAGGTGCGCTCCTGGGCGGCCCGGCCGCACCTGGAGGCCGCGACCCTGGCCGGCGTGGGCTGGAGCCGCCGGGTCGCCCGGCACCTGCTGCCCGGCGTCACCTCCACGGTGGTGATCGCGGCGAGCCTCGACGTGGGCGGCCTCGTCGTGGCCATGTCGGGTCTGTCCTTCATCGGTCTCTCCTCGCCGGCCCCGGCGCCCGAGCTCGGCGCCATGGCCGCCCAGGGCATGCAGTACCTGCTGCAGTTCTGGTGGGTGCCCGTGGTGCCCGGCCTGGCCGTGATGCTGCTGGCCCTGTGCGCCAACCTCGCCGGCGACGGCATCCGCGACCTGCTGGCCCGCCGATGA